A single Anopheles maculipalpis chromosome 3RL, idAnoMacuDA_375_x, whole genome shotgun sequence DNA region contains:
- the LOC126561579 gene encoding cytoplasmic aconitate hydratase-like: protein MAGANPFQSLLKEINVNGETFHYFDIASFPEYRELPYSVRVLLESAVRNCDNFQVLEKDVRGILRWKQMKGTPSSEDELEIPFKPARVILQDFTGVPAVVDFAAMRDAVLKLGGDPDRINPICPSDLVIDHSVQVDFARSEDALAKNQDLEFERNKERFTFLKWGAKAFNNMLIIPPGSGIVHQVNLEYLARVVFQDAKKDGSTRMLYPDSVVGTDSHTTMINGLGVVGWGVGGIEAEAVMLGQAISMLLPEVIGYKLVGKLSPLVTSTDLVLTITKHLRQIGVVGKFVEFFGPGVSELSIADRATISNMCPEYGATVGYFPVDKNALEYLRQTNRAEEKVRVIEAYLKATDQLRDFGNAEQDPVFTQIVELDLASVVTSVSGPKRPHDRVSVSEMQQDFRECLTNKVGFKGFAVPEAELAAEGTFSWTDGKTYSLKHGSVVIAAITSCTNTSNPSVMLGAGLLAKKAVEAGLKVAPYIKTSLSPGSGVVTYYLKESGVIPALEELGFNVVGYGCMTCIGNSGPLDDNVANTIEKNNLVCCGVLSGNRNFEGRIHPNTRANYLASPLLVIAYALAGTVDIDFEKQPIGTRPDGSAVFLRDIWPTRQEIQAVEKQHVIPAMFRDVYEKVELGSPAWQGLDAPTGKLYPWDGSSTYIKRPPFFEGMTRDLPTIGKIVNARALLNLGDSVTTDHISPAGSIARNSPAARFLSDRGLTPRDFNSYGSRRGNDDIMARGTFANIRLVNKLVPRPGPRTLHIPSGEEMDVFDCAQRYAGEGTPLIALVGKDYGSGSSRDWAAKGPYLLGIRAVIAESYERIHRSNLVGMGIVPLQYLTGQNAESLGLTGQELFSIAIPADCKPHERITVSTDAGKQFEVIARFDTEVDLEYFRNGGILNYMIRKMID, encoded by the exons GTGCTAATCCATTCCAGAGCTTGCTGAAGGAGATCAACGTCAATGGTGAAACATTCCATTACTTCGACATTGCCTCATTCCCGGAGTATC GTGAACTTCCCtacagtgtgcgtgtgctgcTTGAATCAGCTGTCCGCAACTGCGACAACTTCCAGGTCCTGGAGAAGGACGTTCGCGGCATCCTGCGATGGAAGCAAATGAAGGGCACACCATCGTCGGAAGACGAGCTGGAAATCCCGTTCAAGCCAGCACGTGTTATCCTGCAGGATTTTACCGGCGTACCGGCAGTGGTCGATTTCGCCGCTATGCGTGACGCTGTGTTGAAGCTTGGTGGTGACCCAGACCGTATCAACCCAATCTGCCCGTCCGATCTAGTGATTGATCACTCGGTACAGGTCGACTTTGCTCGCAGTGAGGATGCTTTGGCCAAAAACCAGGACCTCGAGTTCGAACGCAACAAGGAACGGTTTACGTTCCTGAAGTGGGGTGCCAAGGCGTTCAACAACATGCTCATCATTCCGCCCGGTTCGGGCATTGTGCATCAGGTGAATCTGGAGTATTTGGCGCGGGTTGTGTTCCAGGATGCAAAGAAGGATGGTTCGACGCGTATGCTCTACCCGGACAGCGTTGTCGGTACGGATTCCCACACCACCATGATCAATGGACTCGGGGTGGTTGGTTGGGGTGTTGGTGGAATTGAGGCGGAAGCGGTTATGCTCGGACAAGCCATCTCCATGTTGCTGCCGGAAGTTATCGGCTACAAGCTGGTTGGCAAGCTGAGTCCACTCGTGACGTCAACCGATCTGGTGCTGACGATCACGAAACACCTCCGGCAGATCGGTGTGGTGGGCAAGTTTGTGGAATTTTTCGGCCCGGGTGTAAGTGAACTGTCGATTGCGGATCGTGCCACCATTAGCAACATGTGTCCGGAGTATGGTGCTACCGTCGGGTACTTCCCGGTGGATAAGAACGCGCTAGAGTATCTGCGCCAGACGAACCGTGCCGAGGAGAAGGTGCGCGTGATTGAGGCTTACCTGAAGGCGACGGATCAGTTGCGCGATTTCGGCAATGCCGAACAGGATCCGGTTTTCACGCAAATTGTGGAGCTAGATCTGGCTAGCGTCGTTACGTCCGTTTCGGGACCGAAGCGTCCTCATGATCGGGTGTCGGTGAGCGAGATGCAACAGGATTTCCGTGAATGTTTGACGAATAAGGTCGGATTCAAGGGATTCGCCGTTCCGGAAGCGGAACTTGCTGCGGAAGGTACGTTCAGCTGGACCGATGGAAAGACATACTCACTCAAGCACGGATCGGTCGTGATTGCGGCTATCACGTCCTGCACCAACACAAGCAACCCGTCGGTTATGCTGGGAGCCGGTCTGCTGGCAAAGAAAGCGGTTGAAGCGGGCCTCAAGGTTGCACCGTACATCAAAACGTCCCTCTCGCCGGGAAGTGGCGTCGTCACGTACTATCTGAAGGAATCGGGTGTCATTCCGGCACTGGAAGAGCTTGGTTTCAATGTGGTTGGGTACGGTTGTATGACGTGTATTGGAAATTCGGGTCCACTGGACGATAATGTCGCGAACACGATCGAGAAAAACAATCTCGTGTGCTGCGGTGTCCTTTCCGGCAATCGTAACTTCGAGGGACGTATCCACCCGAACACACGGGCCAACTATCTTGCTAGCCCGCTGCTGGTGATCGCTTACGCCCTTGCCGGTACGGTCGATATTGACTTCGAGAAGCAACCGATCGGTACGCGCCCGGACGGATCGGCCGTATTTTTGCGTGACATTTGGCCAACCCGGCAGGAGATTCAGGCGGTCGAAAAACAGCACGTCATACCAGCCATGTTCCGCGATGTGTACGAAAAGGTTGAGCTGGGTTCGCCCGCCTGGCAGGGTTTGGATGCACCGACCGGCAAGCTGTACCCGTGGGATGGTTCTTCGACATACATTAAGCGTCCACCGTTCTTCGAGGGTATGACACGTGATTTGCCAACGATCGGAAAAATCGTTAATGCCCGGGCACTATTAAATCTGGGCGATTCCGTCACGACGGATCACATTTCACCGGCCGGCTCGATTGCACGCAACAGTCCCGCTGCCCGGTTCCTATCCGATCGGGGTCTTACGCCGCGTGACTTTAACTCGTACGGTTCCCGGCGTGGTAACGATGATATTATGGCACGTGGAACGTTCGCTAACATTCGCCTGGTTAACAAGCTGGTACCACGTCCAGGGCCCCGCACCCTGCACATTCCGAGCGGGGAGGAGATGGACGTGTTCGACTGTGCTCAGCGTTATGCCGGCGAAGGAACACCTTTGATTGCGCTCGTCGGAAAGGATTATGGTAGCGGATCGAGCCGCGATTGGGCAGCAAAGGGTCCGTATCTGCTCGGTATTCGTGCGGTCATTGCGGAATCGTACGAGCGCATCCACCGTTCAAATTTGGTTGGAATGGGAATCGTTCCCCTTCAGTATCTGACCGGACAGAACGCTGAAAGCCTTGGACTTACCGGACAGGAGCTGTTTAGCATTGCGATTCCGGCCGACTGCAAACCGCACGAACGTATCACCGTCAGTACGGACGCTGGCAAACAGTTCGAGGTGATTGCACGCTTCGACACGGAGGTGGACCTGGAGTACTTCCGCAATGGTGGCATCCTCAACTACATGATCCGGAAGATGATCGACTAA